A single genomic interval of Antechinus flavipes isolate AdamAnt ecotype Samford, QLD, Australia chromosome 1, AdamAnt_v2, whole genome shotgun sequence harbors:
- the LOC127545686 gene encoding interleukin-9 receptor-like: MGTCTLELPPNNILTVFDEFTIKLHGSVSGEEVVYLLDPKYRPSKNIKLDPPSNLQSNVSSRGCVVSWSPPLKELYKLLSYELALKQLGEAWERARHKDHIVGVTETTIEAFEFSPGLTYEIRLRSRLGSQEIGEPLGDKEADFSYRSQWSEWSPALQFQSPNSLEVSSPSQEGPISMIIIFSIFLFLISLPYILFKLFPRVKKTFYQNVPSPAAFFRPLYTVHNGNFQVIWESYASPHSPRATWAQSDLLGPQLRRQGAMDRRVLTRDEFLGLIFQESISHLTYFPMRPKKIDVMDEEDPCKPRVPEETTQKDPESKYLSVEELKTWQLSGVIIDGHGDHGDAQGPPGFPGASQASSLAIRCPPISLKQEDQIPESYSPSNSDYCTL; encoded by the exons ATGGGCACCTGCACGCTAGAACTCCCACCGAATAACATACTGACAGTGTTTGATGAATTCACCATCAAGCTCCATGGCTCTGTATCGGGAGAGGAGGTGGTGTATCTGTTGGACCCCAAGTATCGGCCCAGCAAGAACA TCAAGCTCGATCCTCCCTCCAACCTGCAGAGCAATGTTAGCTCTAGAGGTTGCGTTGTTTCCTGGAGCCCTCCACTCAAGGAGCTGTACAAGTTACTCAGCTATGAACTGGCCTTGAAACAGCTTGGGGAAGCCTGGGAG CGGGCAAGACATAAAGATCACATCGTGGGAGTGACTGAAACTACCATTGAAGCCTTCGAATTTTCCCCTGGCTTAACCTATGAGATCCGGCTGCGCTCTCGCCTGGGCTCCCAAGAAATAGGCGAACCCTTGGGTGACAAGGAAGCAGATTTCAGCTATCGGAGCCAATGGAGCGAATGGAGTCCAGCCCTGCAGTTCCAGTCTCCCAACTCTCTAG AAGTCTCCTCCCCATCCCAAGAAGGCCCTATCAGCATGAtcatcattttctccatcttccttttCCTGATCAGTCTGCCTTACATCCTTTTCAAGCTATTTCCCAG AGTGAAGAAAACCTTCTATCAGAACGTACCCTCGCCCGCAGCTTTCTTCCGGCCCCTCTACACTGTACATAATGGAAACTTTCAGGTAATCTGGGAAAGCTATGCCTCCCCCCATTCCCCAAGGGCT ACTTGGGCCCAATCTGACCTCCTTGGTCCCCAGCTCAGAAGGCAGGGGGCCATGGATAGGAGGGTCTTGACCAGAGACGAGTTCTTGGGACTCATATTCCAGGAGTCAATTTCTCACCTCACCTACTTCCCGATGAGACCTAAGAAGATAGATGTCATGGATGAGGAGGATCCCTGCAAGCCCAGAGTCCCTGAGGAGACGACCCAGAAGGACCCAGAGTCTAAGTACCTCAGTGTTGAAGAGCTGAAGACGTGGCAGCTATCTGGGGTGATAATAGATGGGCATGGTGATCATGGTGATGCTCAGGGTCCCCCAGGCTTCCCTGGAGCCAGCCAGGCTAGTTCATTAGCTATAAGATGCCCACCCATTTCCCTGAAGCAAGAGGATCAGATTCCGGAGAGCTATTCCCCCAGCAATAGTGATTACTGTACTCTATAA